The window GGGACATCATTGAGCGGCATCGCGTGAATATATTTTACACCGCCCCCACGGCCATTCGCGCCTTCATGAAATGGGGCGATGACTGGGTGAAGAAGCACGATTTGAGTTCGCTTCGCCTGCTCGGATCAGTCGGCGAGCCGATTAATCCCGAGGCATGGATGTGGTATTACAAGGTGATTGGCAAGGAACGCTGCCCCATCGTCGATACCTGGTGGCAGACGGAAACCGGCGCGCACATGGTGACCACGCTGCCCGGGGCCGTGCCGATGCATCCGGGGTCCGCGGGCCTGCCGTTCTTTGGCGTCGATATGGCTGTCGTTGACGAAAACGGGAAGGAAGTTCCCGCGGGCCAGGGCGGCAAGCTCGTCATCCGGCGTCCGTGGCCTTCCATGTTGCGTACGATTTATGGAGATGCGACCCGTTATCGGACGCAGTATTGGAGCGACGTCAAGGGCTGTTATTTCACCGGGGACGGCGCCCGCAGGGACAAGAAGGGCTATTTTTGGATTGTGGGGCGGATTGACGACGTGCTGAACGTTTCCGGGCACCGCCTGGGTACTGCGGAAATCGAAAGCGCCCTTGTCAGCCATGGAAAAGTGGCCGAGGCCGCCGTGGTTGGCAAGCCGGATGAGCTAAAAGGGCAGGCGATTGTCGCGTTTGTAACGTTGAAGACGGGGGAAACCGCGTCCGACGAACTGTTGGCCGAGTTGCGCGCCCATGTGGCCCGCGAGATTGGCTCCATAGCCAAGCCGGACGAGATCCGGTTTGCGGAGGCCCTGCCCAAGACCCGCAGCGGGAAAATCATGCGCCGCTTGTTGAAGGAAATTGCCACGAGCGGCAAGGTCAAGGGCGACATCACGACGTTGGACGACATGAATGTGGTAGCCGCGCTCAGCCAGGGCAAGAATGAGGAATAATGGATGCGCTGAAGCTTGTTGAATTAAAAATGCGCCAGGCCGGGCTGGGCTGCACGGTCATTCGCGCATTTCGCCAAAATTACCTCGCCTTGGTTTCCGGTGAGACGGGGCTGATTCCCGAGGGCTCCATCCAGCCGGTTGAAAATCTGCCGCGCCTGGAGGAATTCCGGAGGGAAATTTCAAATGAGCGGGCGTCCGAGCTTGTTTCGCAGACCGTCGTTTTCAAGCTCAACGGGGGACTGGGAACGAGCATGGGGCTCGACAAGGCGAAGTCGTTGATTGAGGTCAAGAACGGCCTGAATTTTCTCGATTTTACGGCCCGCCAAATTCTGCATCTGCGTGAAAAATTTCACGCGCCGCTTCGTTTTCTGGTGCTTAACAGTTTCAACACCAGTGTTGACACGCTCAGGCATCTTCAGACGTATCCGGATCTGGGAGGAGGAGACTTGCCGTTGCAGTTGATTCAATCGAAAGCGCCGAAGCTGTGCGCCGACACGTTGCTGCCAGTGGAATGGCCCGAGCAGCCGGAACTGGAGTGGTGTCCGCCCGGACATGGTGACCTTTACCCGACGCTTGCCGCCTGCGGATTGATGGAAAAATTCAGCCGTCTGGGGATTCGTTATCTTTTCATTTCGAATTCCGACAACCTGGGGGCAAATCTGGATCTGGGGTTGTTGGATTATTTTGCCACCTCGGAGATTCCGTTCCTGATGGAAGTTGCGGAACGCACCGCATCGGACAAGAAGGGCGGGCATCTGGCCCGGAATGCGGAAGACGGGCGATTGCTGTTGCGCGAATCGGCGCAGTGTCGCGATGAGGATGGAGCCGTATTTCAGGACATCACCCGGCACCGCTTTTTCAACACCAACAATCTGTGGGTGAGGGTGGACCGGCTGGAGCAGGAATTGAAGGCGAACGGGGATGTTTTGCCGCTGCCGCTGATCCGGAACATCAAGACGGTGGATCCGCGGAACAAAAAATCGCCGCAGGTGGTCCAGCTTGAAACGGCGATGGGCGCGGCCATCCAGTTGTTTGAAGGGGCGGGTGCGGTTGTGGTGCCGAGGCGTCGTTTTGCCCCGGTGAAAACCACATCGGATCTTCTGGCGCTGCGTTCCGACGCGTATCGGATCAACAAGGATTTCACCTTGGAACTGGCGCCGGAGCGGAACGGCGTGCCTCCCGCCATCCGGCTGGAAGACGGGCATTACAAAATGATGGATTCGTTTGAACTCGCGTTTGGAGATGCCGTTCCCTCGTTGAAAGCCTGCCAATCGTTGGAGATCAAAGGCCCGGTTCGTTGTGCCGGGGGCGTCCGCGTTGAAGGGAAAGTCAAAATCCTGAATAGCGCGCCGGAACGCAAGGAATGGAAGGCGGGGGTT of the Candidatus Methylacidiphilales bacterium genome contains:
- a CDS encoding UTP--glucose-1-phosphate uridylyltransferase, whose protein sequence is MDALKLVELKMRQAGLGCTVIRAFRQNYLALVSGETGLIPEGSIQPVENLPRLEEFRREISNERASELVSQTVVFKLNGGLGTSMGLDKAKSLIEVKNGLNFLDFTARQILHLREKFHAPLRFLVLNSFNTSVDTLRHLQTYPDLGGGDLPLQLIQSKAPKLCADTLLPVEWPEQPELEWCPPGHGDLYPTLAACGLMEKFSRLGIRYLFISNSDNLGANLDLGLLDYFATSEIPFLMEVAERTASDKKGGHLARNAEDGRLLLRESAQCRDEDGAVFQDITRHRFFNTNNLWVRVDRLEQELKANGDVLPLPLIRNIKTVDPRNKKSPQVVQLETAMGAAIQLFEGAGAVVVPRRRFAPVKTTSDLLALRSDAYRINKDFTLELAPERNGVPPAIRLEDGHYKMMDSFELAFGDAVPSLKACQSLEIKGPVRCAGGVRVEGKVKILNSAPERKEWKAGVYRDAEVGL